One genomic segment of Cellulophaga sp. HaHaR_3_176 includes these proteins:
- the lon gene encoding endopeptidase La: MGNSKFSNFDNMSLQGIDEDSELIPLLTAEDEEEMNNESLPETLPILPLRNTVLFPGVVIPITAGRDSSIALIKEANNGSKVIGVVSQKDGDTEEPGIDDINTLGTVARILRVLQMPDGNTTVIIQGKKRFEVAEVLTEKPYMTATIREAKEDRPDALNPEFNAIIESVKELALKIIKDNPNIPSDASFAIKNIQSNSFLINFVSSNLSVDVKTKQELLEIPSLQERALAMLKYMNVELQKLELKNDIQSKVRTDLDQQQREYFLHQQMKTIQEELGGVSYDEELDEMRTKAKKKKWGKKVNDHFVKELSKMQRMNPQVAEYSIQRNYLELFIDLPWNEFSKDKFDLARAQKILDRDHYGLEDVKRRIIEYLAVLKLRNDMKSPILCFYGPPGVGKTSLGKSIAEALGREYVRMSLGGLRDEAEIRGHRKTYIGAMPGRIIQSLKKAGKSNPVFILDEIDKLSNSSQGDPSSAMLEVLDPEQNSEFHDNFLEMGYDLSKVMFVATANNIGNIQPALRDRMEMIPVSGYTIEEKVEIAKRHLLPKQLKEHGLSNKHLKVAKPQLEKIVEGYTRESGVRGLEKQVAKVVRNTAKNIAMELEHNEKLTSEDVVTILGPARMERDKYENNDVAGVVTGLAWTTVGGDILFIESILSKGKGTLSITGNLGKVMKESATIAMEYIKSNAELFGINPEIFEKYNVHIHVPEGATPKDGPSAGITMLTSLVSLYTQKKVKKNIAMTGEITLRGKVLPVGGIKEKILAAKRARIKELILCEENRRDILEIKEDYLKGLTFHYVSDMHEVVDLAITNQSVKNAKKL, encoded by the coding sequence ATGGGAAATTCTAAATTTTCAAATTTTGACAATATGTCGTTGCAAGGTATTGATGAAGATTCTGAGCTGATTCCGTTATTAACAGCAGAAGATGAAGAGGAAATGAACAATGAATCTTTGCCAGAAACATTACCAATATTACCTTTAAGAAATACAGTGTTGTTTCCAGGAGTTGTTATTCCTATTACAGCAGGTAGAGATTCTTCTATCGCATTAATTAAAGAAGCCAATAATGGGTCAAAGGTTATTGGTGTGGTTTCTCAAAAAGATGGTGATACGGAAGAACCAGGAATTGATGATATCAATACATTAGGTACTGTAGCTCGAATTTTAAGAGTATTGCAAATGCCAGATGGTAATACAACTGTTATCATACAGGGTAAAAAACGTTTTGAAGTAGCAGAAGTACTTACTGAAAAGCCGTATATGACGGCTACTATTCGTGAGGCGAAAGAAGATAGGCCAGATGCATTAAACCCAGAGTTTAACGCTATTATTGAGTCTGTTAAGGAGCTTGCTTTAAAAATTATTAAAGACAACCCTAATATACCTAGTGATGCATCATTTGCTATAAAAAATATTCAGAGTAACTCTTTCTTAATCAATTTTGTGTCATCAAACTTAAGTGTTGATGTAAAAACAAAACAAGAGTTGTTAGAAATTCCGAGTTTGCAAGAACGTGCATTAGCGATGTTAAAGTATATGAATGTTGAACTTCAGAAGTTAGAGCTGAAGAATGATATTCAATCAAAAGTACGTACAGATTTAGATCAACAACAACGTGAGTACTTTCTTCATCAGCAAATGAAAACTATTCAAGAAGAGTTGGGTGGTGTTTCATATGATGAAGAACTTGATGAAATGCGCACTAAAGCAAAAAAGAAAAAATGGGGAAAGAAAGTTAATGACCATTTCGTTAAAGAGCTTTCTAAAATGCAGCGTATGAACCCGCAAGTAGCGGAGTACAGTATTCAACGTAACTATTTAGAGTTGTTTATAGATTTGCCTTGGAATGAGTTTTCTAAAGATAAATTTGATTTAGCTCGTGCTCAGAAAATACTAGATAGAGATCATTACGGATTAGAAGATGTAAAACGTAGAATTATAGAATATTTAGCCGTTTTAAAACTTCGTAATGATATGAAATCGCCAATTTTATGTTTTTATGGCCCTCCAGGGGTTGGTAAAACATCATTAGGTAAGTCTATAGCAGAAGCTTTAGGTAGAGAATATGTACGTATGTCATTAGGTGGTTTGCGCGATGAAGCGGAAATTAGAGGGCATAGAAAAACATATATAGGTGCAATGCCGGGTAGGATTATTCAAAGCCTTAAAAAAGCAGGTAAGTCTAATCCAGTATTCATTCTTGATGAAATAGATAAGCTCTCTAATAGTAGTCAAGGAGATCCTTCTTCAGCTATGTTAGAAGTTTTAGACCCTGAGCAAAATAGTGAGTTTCATGATAATTTCTTAGAAATGGGTTACGACCTATCTAAAGTTATGTTTGTGGCAACAGCTAATAATATAGGTAACATTCAACCGGCTTTAAGAGACCGTATGGAAATGATACCTGTAAGTGGTTATACTATTGAAGAAAAGGTAGAAATAGCAAAAAGACATCTATTACCAAAACAATTAAAAGAACACGGATTATCAAATAAACACTTGAAAGTAGCAAAACCTCAGTTAGAAAAAATAGTTGAAGGATATACTAGAGAATCTGGAGTACGTGGTTTAGAAAAACAAGTTGCTAAGGTGGTACGTAACACAGCTAAAAATATAGCTATGGAATTGGAGCACAATGAAAAATTGACCTCTGAGGATGTTGTAACTATTTTAGGTCCAGCTCGTATGGAGCGTGATAAATATGAAAATAACGATGTTGCTGGTGTTGTTACAGGTTTAGCTTGGACAACTGTTGGAGGAGATATTCTTTTTATAGAATCTATTTTATCTAAAGGAAAAGGAACCCTTTCTATTACAGGTAACTTAGGTAAGGTGATGAAAGAGTCTGCTACAATTGCTATGGAGTACATAAAATCTAATGCAGAGCTTTTTGGAATAAATCCTGAAATTTTTGAGAAGTACAATGTGCATATTCACGTGCCAGAAGGTGCTACACCTAAAGATGGACCAAGTGCAGGTATTACTATGTTAACTTCTTTAGTTTCTTTGTACACGCAAAAGAAAGTTAAAAAGAACATAGCAATGACAGGTGAAATTACTTTAAGAGGTAAAGTGTTGCCTGTAGGTGGTATCAAAGAAAAAATACTAGCAGCTAAACGTGCTCGTATTAAAGAGTTAATACTTTGTGAGGAAAACCGTAGAGATATTTTAGAAATAAAGGAAGACTATTTAAAAGGACTTACCTTTCATTATGTTTCAGATATGCATGAGGTAGTTGATTTGGCTATTACCAACCAAAGTGTGAAAAATGCTAAAAAGCTGTAA
- the cmk gene encoding (d)CMP kinase produces the protein MQKITVAIDGFSSTGKSTIAKQLAKALGYIYVDTGAMYRAVTLFAMRNNLMGAGVNNQSTLIKLLPKINLKFVYNDELGFAEMYLNNENVEKQIRTLEVSKNVSPVAAIEEVRFKLVEMQKKMGKEKGIVMDGRDIGTVVFPDAELKLFMTASAEKRASRRYKELLDRGDDVSYEEVLKNVQDRDYLDSHREFSPLKLAPDAIEFDNSDMGLKEQFERIFNYAERVINKKDAQ, from the coding sequence ATGCAAAAAATAACAGTCGCAATAGATGGGTTTTCATCTACAGGTAAAAGTACTATAGCTAAACAATTGGCGAAAGCTCTAGGTTATATATATGTAGATACAGGTGCAATGTACAGAGCAGTTACGCTTTTTGCTATGCGAAATAATTTAATGGGCGCAGGTGTAAATAACCAATCGACCTTAATAAAATTATTGCCTAAAATAAATTTAAAATTTGTTTATAATGACGAACTAGGCTTTGCAGAAATGTATCTTAATAATGAAAATGTAGAAAAACAAATCAGAACATTAGAAGTCTCTAAAAATGTGAGTCCCGTTGCTGCAATAGAAGAGGTGAGGTTCAAACTTGTAGAGATGCAAAAGAAGATGGGAAAAGAAAAAGGCATTGTAATGGACGGTAGAGATATCGGTACTGTTGTTTTTCCTGATGCAGAATTAAAATTATTTATGACAGCTTCTGCAGAAAAAAGAGCATCAAGGCGTTATAAAGAATTATTAGATAGGGGAGATGATGTTAGTTATGAAGAGGTTTTGAAGAATGTTCAAGATAGAGACTACTTAGATTCTCACAGGGAGTTTTCGCCATTAAAACTAGCTCCAGATGCTATAGAATTTGATAATAGCGATATGGGACTTAAGGAGCAGTTTGAAAGAATATTTAATTACGCAGAAAGAGTAATTAATAAAAAAGACGCTCAATAG
- a CDS encoding LysM peptidoglycan-binding domain-containing protein — MSVKAKYQGVLNLGEELGIKNGDVSEEGGVLNIKGEANTPYEKNLIWDKIKELGGENASDVKANISVTDESVYHRHTVKSGESLSKIAKQYYGDAMKYTKIFEANTNILKNPDVIQPDQELVIPNL; from the coding sequence ATGAGCGTAAAAGCTAAATATCAAGGTGTTTTAAACCTTGGAGAAGAATTAGGAATTAAAAATGGTGACGTATCTGAAGAAGGTGGCGTTTTAAACATAAAAGGTGAAGCGAATACACCTTACGAGAAAAACCTTATTTGGGATAAAATTAAAGAATTAGGTGGCGAAAATGCATCTGATGTAAAAGCTAACATTTCTGTTACTGACGAATCTGTATATCACAGACACACTGTTAAAAGTGGAGAATCTTTAAGTAAAATTGCTAAACAATATTATGGTGATGCTATGAAGTACACTAAAATATTTGAAGCAAATACTAACATCTTAAAAAATCCTGATGTTATTCAGCCAGATCAAGAGTTAGTAATTCCTAATTTGTAA
- the rpsA gene encoding 30S ribosomal protein S1 — protein sequence MAEDKKQAEAAEAVEAKVQAPVQDPQEFLENFNWTKYEQGIEQVDDEKLKEFETLVAENFVDTMDEEVVQGTVVYLTDREAIIDINAKSEGVISLNEFRYNPDLKVGDKVEVLIDIREDKSGQLVLSHRKARTIMAWDRVNAAHDKEEIVNGFVKCRTKGGMIVDVFGIEAFLPGSQIDVKPIRDYDQYVGKTMEFKVVKINHEFKNVVVSHKALIEADIEEQKKEIIGQLEKGQVLEGVVKNITSYGVFIDLGGVDGLVHITDLSWSRINHPNEVVELDQKLNVVILDFDDNKSRIQLGLKQLEKHPWEALSDEIKIGDKVKGKVVVIADYGAFIEVAEGVEGLIHVSEMSWSTHLRSAQDFVKVGDEVEAVVLTMDRDDRKMSLGVKQMTPDPWTDITTKYPVGSKHNGVVRNFTNFGVFVELEEGIDGLIYISDLSWTKKIKHPSEFVTVGDKLDVEVLELDVQGRKLSLGHKQTTDNPWDKYETEFALDTVHTATIADIVDKGATIDFNDDIQAFIPTRHLEKEDGSKLGKGDSAEFKIIEFNKEFKRVVASHTAIFREEEKRNVKAAVKKAAAQADEAKPTLGDANEALQALKDKMEGKTK from the coding sequence ATGGCTGAAGACAAAAAACAAGCTGAGGCAGCAGAAGCTGTTGAAGCAAAAGTACAGGCACCTGTACAAGATCCTCAAGAATTTTTAGAAAACTTTAACTGGACAAAGTACGAGCAAGGTATTGAGCAAGTTGATGATGAAAAACTTAAAGAGTTTGAAACATTAGTAGCTGAAAACTTTGTAGATACAATGGATGAAGAAGTAGTTCAAGGTACTGTTGTTTATTTAACAGATCGTGAAGCTATTATCGACATTAACGCAAAATCAGAAGGTGTTATTTCACTGAATGAATTCCGTTACAATCCAGATTTAAAAGTTGGTGATAAAGTTGAGGTTCTTATTGACATTCGTGAAGATAAAAGTGGTCAATTAGTATTATCTCATAGAAAAGCCAGAACTATTATGGCTTGGGATAGAGTTAATGCTGCTCACGATAAAGAAGAAATCGTTAATGGTTTTGTTAAGTGTAGAACTAAAGGTGGTATGATTGTAGATGTTTTCGGAATCGAAGCATTCTTACCAGGTTCTCAAATTGACGTTAAGCCAATTAGAGATTACGATCAGTACGTAGGTAAAACTATGGAATTCAAAGTAGTGAAAATCAACCACGAGTTTAAAAACGTTGTTGTTTCTCATAAAGCACTTATTGAAGCTGATATCGAAGAACAGAAAAAAGAAATCATTGGTCAACTAGAAAAAGGACAAGTATTAGAAGGTGTTGTTAAAAACATTACTTCTTATGGTGTGTTTATTGATTTAGGTGGTGTTGATGGTTTAGTACACATTACCGACCTTTCTTGGTCTAGAATTAACCACCCGAACGAGGTTGTTGAGTTAGATCAGAAATTAAATGTTGTAATCCTTGATTTTGATGATAACAAATCAAGAATCCAATTAGGTCTTAAGCAATTAGAGAAGCATCCTTGGGAAGCTTTATCTGACGAAATTAAGATTGGTGACAAAGTTAAAGGTAAAGTAGTTGTTATTGCTGATTACGGTGCATTTATCGAAGTTGCTGAAGGTGTTGAAGGATTAATTCACGTTTCTGAAATGTCATGGTCAACTCACTTACGTTCTGCTCAAGATTTCGTAAAAGTTGGTGATGAGGTTGAAGCTGTAGTATTAACTATGGATCGTGACGATCGTAAGATGTCATTAGGTGTTAAACAAATGACTCCAGACCCATGGACTGATATTACAACTAAATACCCTGTAGGTTCTAAGCACAATGGTGTTGTTAGAAACTTTACAAACTTTGGTGTATTCGTTGAATTAGAAGAAGGTATTGATGGATTAATTTACATCTCTGATTTATCTTGGACTAAGAAGATTAAGCATCCATCTGAATTTGTTACTGTTGGTGATAAATTAGATGTTGAGGTGTTAGAGTTAGATGTTCAAGGACGTAAATTATCTTTAGGTCATAAACAAACAACTGATAATCCTTGGGATAAGTACGAAACTGAGTTTGCTTTAGATACAGTACATACAGCAACTATTGCTGATATTGTTGATAAAGGTGCAACTATCGATTTCAATGATGACATTCAGGCATTTATACCTACACGTCATTTAGAGAAAGAAGATGGTTCTAAACTAGGTAAAGGTGATTCTGCAGAATTTAAAATCATTGAATTCAATAAAGAATTCAAGAGAGTTGTTGCAAGTCATACTGCTATATTCAGAGAAGAAGAAAAGCGTAATGTGAAAGCTGCGGTTAAAAAGGCTGCTGCACAAGCGGACGAAGCAAAACCTACTTTAGGTGATGCTAACGAAGCATTACAAGCGTTAAAAGATAAAATGGAAGGTAAGACTAAATAG
- the pyrR gene encoding bifunctional pyr operon transcriptional regulator/uracil phosphoribosyltransferase PyrR: protein MSQKVLLSSKEINIILHRLACQLLENHLDFKNTVLVGIQPRGTYLAQRLNDLLKNDYGVEKIDLGFLDITFYRDDFRRGDKTLEANKTNINFLIEDKNVVLIDDVLFTGRSIRSALTAIQSFGRPKEIELLTLIDRRFSRHLPIQPNYRGRQVDAINNEKVKVMWKENDGEDMVYLLNTTP from the coding sequence ATGAGTCAAAAAGTATTGCTTTCTTCAAAAGAGATAAACATTATCTTGCATCGTTTGGCTTGTCAGCTTTTAGAAAACCATTTAGATTTTAAAAATACTGTCCTTGTTGGTATTCAGCCACGAGGCACCTATTTAGCACAACGACTTAACGATCTTTTAAAGAATGATTACGGTGTTGAAAAGATAGACCTTGGTTTTTTAGATATCACCTTTTATAGGGATGATTTTCGTAGAGGAGATAAAACTCTAGAAGCAAATAAAACAAATATCAATTTTTTAATAGAAGATAAAAATGTTGTTTTAATTGACGATGTTTTATTTACTGGTCGTAGTATTAGATCAGCTTTAACCGCAATACAATCTTTTGGGAGACCAAAAGAGATAGAATTACTTACATTGATAGATAGAAGGTTTAGTAGACATTTACCAATACAACCTAATTATAGAGGCAGACAAGTGGATGCTATAAATAATGAAAAGGTGAAAGTAATGTGGAAAGAGAATGATGGGGAAGATATGGTTTACCTGTTAAATACAACGCCTTAA
- a CDS encoding aspartate carbamoyltransferase catalytic subunit: MSELSVKHLLGIKYLKEQDIQLIFETADHFKEVINRSIKKVPSLRDITIANVFFENSTRTKLSFELAEKRLSADVINFSAGQSSVKKGETLIDTVNNILSMKVDMVVMRHPNPGAGIFLSKHVNASIVNAGDGAHEHPTQALLDSYSIREKLGDVAGKNVVIVGDILHSRVALSNIFALKLQGANVKVCGPKTLIPKHIESLGVTVESDLRKALNWCDAANMLRIQNERLDISYFPTTREYTQQFGVNKKLLDSLDKEIVIMHPGPINRGVEITSDVADSKQSIILNQVENGVAIRMAVIYLLASKIK, translated from the coding sequence ATGAGCGAATTAAGTGTAAAACACTTGTTAGGAATTAAATATCTTAAAGAGCAAGATATTCAGCTCATTTTTGAAACTGCCGATCATTTTAAAGAAGTAATAAATAGATCTATAAAGAAAGTACCATCTTTAAGAGATATTACGATAGCGAATGTTTTCTTTGAAAATAGTACAAGAACAAAACTCTCTTTTGAACTTGCAGAGAAAAGATTATCCGCTGATGTTATTAATTTTTCAGCAGGTCAATCATCAGTAAAAAAAGGAGAAACATTAATTGATACAGTAAATAATATTCTTTCTATGAAAGTGGATATGGTGGTTATGCGCCACCCTAATCCAGGAGCAGGAATATTTTTATCGAAACACGTAAACGCTTCTATCGTAAATGCAGGTGATGGTGCCCATGAGCACCCAACACAAGCCTTATTGGATTCGTACTCTATACGTGAAAAATTAGGAGATGTAGCAGGTAAAAATGTCGTAATTGTGGGTGATATTCTACATTCACGAGTAGCGCTATCAAATATATTTGCATTAAAACTACAAGGTGCTAATGTGAAAGTTTGTGGACCTAAAACATTAATTCCTAAGCATATTGAATCTTTAGGGGTAACGGTAGAATCTGATCTTAGAAAAGCTTTAAATTGGTGTGATGCTGCAAATATGCTTCGCATTCAGAATGAAAGATTAGATATTAGTTACTTTCCGACAACACGAGAATATACCCAGCAGTTCGGAGTAAATAAAAAACTACTAGATAGTTTAGATAAAGAAATCGTTATTATGCACCCAGGTCCTATTAATAGAGGTGTCGAAATTACTAGCGATGTAGCAGATTCTAAACAATCAATTATACTTAATCAAGTAGAAAATGGCGTAGCTATTCGTATGGCTGTTATTTATTTATTAGCTTCAAAAATAAAATAG
- a CDS encoding ribonuclease Z encodes MIFDSDGTTTIVLQEKATLKTFIENLVNGYDKIKNDHIILNLFSFSKLSESDILEFLEISSKHRAAKKSFVLVTAAISFEDVPEQICVVPTIQEAKDIIEMEEIERDLGL; translated from the coding sequence ATGATTTTTGATTCAGACGGAACAACAACTATTGTTTTACAAGAAAAAGCAACGTTAAAAACTTTTATAGAAAATTTGGTTAATGGGTATGATAAAATTAAAAACGATCATATTATCTTAAATCTTTTTTCTTTCTCTAAATTATCAGAGAGCGATATTTTAGAGTTTTTAGAAATATCAAGCAAACATCGAGCCGCTAAAAAATCATTTGTTTTAGTTACAGCTGCCATTTCTTTTGAAGATGTTCCTGAGCAAATTTGTGTTGTGCCAACCATTCAAGAAGCTAAGGATATTATTGAAATGGAAGAAATAGAAAGAGATTTGGGTTTATGA
- a CDS encoding DUF3291 domain-containing protein, whose protein sequence is MSYLAQINIAKMVDAIDSPVMADFVNNLDRINQLAENSDGFIWRLIEADNNATELNVFDDNFIIVNMSVWETMDALFKFTYSSNHVEIFKRKKEWFHKMKEMHMAFWYVQESVMPSSEEAKERLNYLRKYGESPYAFTFKSKFTAVDAENYTLNI, encoded by the coding sequence ATGAGTTATTTAGCTCAAATAAATATAGCTAAAATGGTTGATGCAATTGATAGCCCTGTAATGGCTGATTTTGTAAATAATTTAGATAGAATTAATCAACTAGCAGAAAATAGCGATGGGTTTATTTGGCGATTAATTGAGGCTGATAATAATGCAACTGAATTGAATGTTTTTGATGATAATTTTATTATTGTAAACATGTCGGTTTGGGAAACCATGGACGCACTTTTTAAATTTACGTACTCATCAAACCACGTTGAGATTTTTAAAAGAAAAAAAGAGTGGTTTCATAAAATGAAAGAAATGCACATGGCATTTTGGTATGTACAAGAAAGTGTGATGCCGAGTTCTGAGGAGGCAAAAGAAAGATTAAATTACCTTCGGAAATATGGAGAGTCTCCTTATGCTTTTACCTTTAAAAGTAAATTTACAGCAGTAGATGCTGAAAATTATACATTGAATATCTAG
- a CDS encoding ribonuclease Z, which produces MKLTILGCYAATPRTLTNPTSQVLEIKNHMFLIDCGEGTQVQLRKHKIRFSRINHIFISHLHGDHFFGLPGLVSTFRLLGRDAEMHIYGPKGIEEAINLLLKLGNSYTNYKLVFHELTSKSSELVFEDKSVTVETIPLKHRVYTNGFLFKEKLATRTLNVAVANEYGIDKCYFQNIKNGKDIVLDDGRTILNEELTFDPPKPKSYAFCSDTAYKPDIIPLISGVDVLYHESTFLETQAELAPKTKHSTAKEAALIAKQAGVGQLILGHYSTRYKSIDLFKEEAETVFENVLLADDGKTFTI; this is translated from the coding sequence ATGAAATTAACCATATTAGGTTGTTATGCTGCTACGCCGCGAACGCTTACAAACCCGACATCGCAAGTTTTAGAAATTAAAAATCATATGTTTTTAATTGATTGTGGGGAAGGTACACAAGTGCAGTTGCGTAAACATAAGATTCGTTTTTCTAGAATAAATCATATTTTTATTTCACACTTACATGGAGATCATTTTTTTGGATTACCTGGTTTAGTTTCTACTTTTAGGTTGTTAGGTAGAGATGCTGAAATGCATATTTATGGGCCTAAAGGAATAGAAGAAGCGATTAATTTACTTTTAAAATTAGGAAACTCATATACTAATTATAAGCTTGTTTTTCATGAGCTTACTTCGAAATCATCAGAGTTGGTTTTTGAAGATAAATCAGTAACTGTAGAAACAATTCCATTAAAACATAGGGTGTATACAAACGGATTTCTTTTTAAAGAAAAACTAGCGACACGAACATTAAATGTAGCCGTAGCAAATGAGTATGGTATTGATAAATGTTATTTTCAAAATATAAAAAATGGAAAGGATATTGTTTTAGATGATGGCCGGACAATTTTAAATGAAGAGTTAACATTTGATCCGCCAAAGCCTAAAAGTTATGCTTTTTGTAGTGATACGGCGTATAAGCCAGATATTATACCTTTAATATCAGGTGTTGATGTGTTGTATCATGAAAGTACTTTTTTAGAAACTCAGGCTGAATTAGCACCTAAAACAAAACATTCTACAGCAAAAGAAGCTGCTTTAATCGCTAAACAGGCTGGTGTTGGTCAATTAATTTTAGGCCATTATTCAACACGTTATAAATCTATAGATTTATTTAAAGAAGAGGCAGAAACTGTTTTTGAGAATGTTTTATTAGCAGATGATGGTAAAACATTTACAATCTGA
- the pdxH gene encoding pyridoxamine 5'-phosphate oxidase: MQKDLGNYRKSYTKSELLETSISDNPMELFQKWFHETEASDGIDEPNAMTVSTIGVDGYPKSRVVLLKKFTFEGFIFYTNYNSDKGKAIEANPNVCISFFWPNMERQIIIKGKAEKITENLSDGYFESRPEGSKLGAIVSDQSSVIASREVLEEKLKNLEEEYQNKEIERPKHWGGYIIKPVSMEFWQGRPNRLHDRIRYILEGIDWRKNRLAP; the protein is encoded by the coding sequence ATGCAAAAAGATTTAGGTAATTATAGAAAAAGTTATACCAAAAGCGAACTTTTAGAAACTAGTATTTCTGATAACCCAATGGAGCTTTTTCAAAAATGGTTTCATGAGACGGAAGCATCGGATGGCATTGATGAGCCTAACGCTATGACAGTTTCAACTATTGGGGTAGATGGTTACCCAAAGAGTAGAGTGGTATTATTAAAAAAATTCACCTTTGAAGGTTTTATTTTTTACACGAATTATAATAGTGATAAAGGAAAGGCTATTGAAGCAAATCCTAATGTTTGTATTTCTTTTTTTTGGCCTAATATGGAACGTCAAATAATTATAAAAGGAAAGGCTGAAAAAATTACAGAGAATTTATCAGACGGTTATTTTGAGTCTAGACCAGAAGGCAGCAAATTAGGAGCTATTGTGTCAGACCAAAGTAGTGTTATAGCTTCAAGAGAGGTTTTAGAAGAAAAGCTTAAGAATTTAGAAGAAGAATATCAAAATAAAGAAATAGAAAGACCAAAACATTGGGGAGGTTATATTATTAAACCAGTTTCGATGGAGTTTTGGCAAGGCAGACCAAACCGTCTGCATGATAGAATTAGATATATTCTTGAGGGTATAGATTGGCGAAAAAATAGATTGGCTCCATAA
- a CDS encoding histidine phosphatase family protein — protein sequence MKTLILMRHGKSSWDYSVSDKDRPLKERGIADAQLVASELKLLDLKIDASFSSPANRALHTAMITLRTLDFPFSKFQVTNDLYDFSGESVVDFVHNINNDIDTVLIFGHNHAFTEIATSWGNYYIGNVPTSGLVQINFEIDQWSAASRGRIEKTIFPKQLK from the coding sequence TTGAAAACATTAATATTAATGAGGCATGGAAAATCCTCTTGGGATTATTCTGTTTCTGATAAGGATAGGCCCTTAAAAGAGCGAGGTATCGCTGATGCTCAATTGGTAGCGTCAGAACTAAAATTATTGGATCTTAAAATTGATGCTTCTTTTTCTAGTCCTGCTAATAGAGCCTTGCATACGGCAATGATTACGCTTAGAACTTTAGATTTTCCTTTTTCTAAGTTTCAAGTAACGAACGATTTATATGATTTTTCAGGAGAATCTGTGGTGGATTTTGTGCATAATATTAATAATGATATAGATACAGTACTTATTTTTGGACATAACCACGCTTTTACAGAAATTGCAACTTCTTGGGGTAATTACTATATAGGCAATGTGCCAACTTCTGGTTTAGTGCAAATAAATTTTGAAATTGATCAATGGAGTGCTGCTTCAAGAGGTAGAATTGAGAAAACTATTTTCCCAAAACAATTAAAATAA